The Streptomyces camelliae genome window below encodes:
- a CDS encoding glycoside hydrolase family 3 N-terminal domain-containing protein: protein MTARLRRPGRGRSAALRAGVPLVTMMLAAVGCGGPAVQAHTGHPARAAADPVPATSAPTCADRVYSGMTQAQRTGQLFMGGISATRPSTTDLRTLRDNHVGSVMLTGRGSAGTEATRKLVDGFRGQADTVSGRRVGLMVATDQEGGQVQVLSGPGFSPIPAALTQGTWPASTLRARAADWAAQLKAAGVDLNLAPVADVVPADLGTRNGPIGHHYREYGHTPDTVAVHSEAFAAGFAQAHVKTTLKHFPGLGRVIGNTDTTANVVDSVTTASDAYLTPFRSGIKAGSPFVMVSLATYTKIDAHHLAAFSPTVIRTLLRTQLGFKGVVISDDLGQAVAVRSFTPAQRAVDFLAAGGNLILTVKPSTVPAMAQAVSARMQKDAAFRADVADSVHRILAAKADAGLLSCG from the coding sequence ATGACAGCACGCCTTCGCCGACCTGGCAGGGGCCGTTCGGCGGCCCTGCGTGCCGGTGTCCCGCTCGTCACCATGATGCTGGCCGCGGTCGGCTGCGGTGGACCGGCCGTCCAGGCGCACACCGGGCACCCGGCCCGCGCCGCAGCCGACCCCGTTCCGGCCACCTCCGCCCCCACCTGTGCAGACCGGGTCTACTCCGGTATGACCCAGGCCCAGCGCACTGGACAGCTCTTCATGGGCGGGATATCCGCGACCCGCCCCAGCACCACCGACCTGCGCACACTCCGCGACAATCACGTGGGCTCCGTCATGCTGACCGGGCGCGGCAGCGCAGGCACCGAGGCGACACGCAAGCTGGTCGACGGCTTCCGCGGCCAGGCGGACACGGTCTCCGGTCGGCGAGTGGGCCTGATGGTCGCCACGGACCAGGAGGGCGGCCAGGTACAGGTGCTGAGCGGCCCCGGTTTCTCGCCCATACCAGCCGCGCTGACCCAGGGCACCTGGCCGGCGTCGACGCTGCGCGCCCGGGCCGCGGACTGGGCGGCTCAGTTGAAGGCCGCCGGAGTGGACCTGAACCTGGCCCCCGTCGCGGACGTGGTCCCGGCTGACCTGGGGACGCGCAATGGTCCCATCGGGCACCATTACCGCGAGTACGGTCACACCCCCGACACCGTCGCCGTGCACAGCGAAGCGTTCGCCGCGGGGTTCGCACAAGCCCACGTGAAGACCACGCTCAAGCACTTTCCCGGGCTGGGCCGAGTGATCGGCAACACCGACACCACCGCGAACGTCGTGGACTCCGTGACGACCGCGTCCGATGCGTACCTGACGCCCTTCCGGTCCGGGATCAAGGCCGGTTCGCCGTTCGTGATGGTCTCCCTGGCCACCTACACCAAGATCGACGCACACCACCTGGCGGCCTTCTCGCCGACGGTCATCCGCACGCTGCTGCGCACCCAGCTCGGCTTCAAGGGCGTGGTCATCTCCGACGACCTCGGACAGGCCGTCGCCGTACGGTCCTTCACACCGGCCCAGCGAGCGGTCGACTTCCTCGCGGCAGGCGGCAACCTGATCCTCACGGTGAAACCGTCCACCGTACCGGCGATGGCACAGGCGGTCAGTGCCCGGATGCAGAAGGACGCCGCGTTCCGCGCCGACGTCGCCGACAGCGTGCACCGGATCCTCGCCGCGAAGGCCGACGCGGGACTGCTCAGCTGCGGCTGA
- a CDS encoding protein kinase domain-containing protein, with product MGTVYLSRTRGGQPVALKVIRREYGSDPGFRRRFEREVKAARRVQGYHVVPVIDHDISGERPWLASVFIPGRPLHEAIAAHGPLPQPAVLQLIGCAARALTAIHSAGIVHRDLKPSNILLSSQGPYVIDFGIARAADATQLTISGGVIGTPQFMSPEHALGEPVGPATDVFSLGLIAAVAATGRHPYGEGGALTLAAQIANTAMHPPRLDGYDDLLRPLLERCLAADPDQRIGTEELAALCEQAAGRRLNDFTGWLPDPLAADLVAREQAVLSLPPEPTVVDRDAQGQSAQGPGPASFSSADTAGAHNAGPAGTGTQDPGPVGTDPGAASAAGPPPPHGPTFAGASTVAPPPPAYTPRPPAPGRRTPTALVVAGAAVAVVLAAGTTWTLTRSGGTHDTAGDDKHTVQPAHSSTAPSPTSTDTTDSGYTALFTDRPFALRSPGEVAVVDADLDIPKVHGEEEITSGNEIELVDVSGGRWRFKTAWGRSAGTTPDQCLEGAQGDVLPTEIEAKDLRTTIPVGTVLCTETSDGNLAMLKVTGITKGIGALPDYATKLTLWQKR from the coding sequence ATGGGCACCGTCTATCTCTCCCGCACCCGTGGCGGACAGCCCGTCGCGCTGAAGGTGATCCGGCGCGAATACGGCAGCGACCCCGGCTTCCGGCGCCGCTTCGAGCGGGAAGTCAAGGCCGCCCGCCGGGTGCAGGGCTACCACGTCGTCCCGGTGATCGACCACGACATCAGCGGTGAACGGCCCTGGCTGGCATCGGTGTTCATCCCCGGACGGCCCCTTCACGAGGCTATCGCGGCACACGGCCCGCTGCCGCAGCCCGCTGTCCTTCAGCTCATCGGCTGCGCCGCGAGGGCGCTGACCGCGATCCATTCGGCCGGCATCGTGCACCGGGACCTCAAGCCCAGCAACATCCTGCTGAGCTCCCAGGGGCCGTACGTCATCGACTTCGGCATCGCCCGCGCAGCCGACGCCACCCAACTCACGATATCCGGCGGTGTCATCGGTACCCCGCAGTTCATGTCTCCGGAGCACGCCCTCGGCGAGCCAGTCGGGCCGGCTACGGACGTGTTCTCGCTCGGCCTGATCGCCGCCGTCGCTGCGACCGGCCGCCACCCCTACGGCGAAGGCGGCGCCCTCACTCTCGCCGCGCAGATCGCCAACACCGCCATGCATCCGCCCCGCCTGGACGGCTACGACGACCTGCTCCGCCCGCTCCTCGAACGCTGCCTGGCCGCCGACCCGGACCAGCGCATCGGCACCGAGGAACTGGCCGCGCTCTGCGAACAGGCCGCAGGCCGCCGTCTGAACGACTTCACCGGCTGGCTGCCCGACCCACTCGCCGCGGACCTCGTCGCCCGCGAGCAGGCTGTCCTCTCCCTGCCCCCGGAGCCGACCGTCGTCGACCGTGACGCGCAGGGGCAGAGTGCGCAGGGCCCTGGTCCGGCAAGCTTTTCGTCGGCTGATACTGCGGGTGCGCACAACGCCGGCCCGGCCGGCACCGGCACCCAAGACCCCGGCCCGGTCGGCACGGACCCGGGGGCCGCCTCGGCCGCCGGGCCGCCCCCACCGCACGGGCCCACCTTCGCCGGCGCGTCGACCGTAGCCCCACCCCCGCCGGCGTACACGCCGCGACCCCCGGCTCCGGGGCGCCGTACGCCCACCGCGCTCGTGGTTGCCGGCGCTGCCGTCGCCGTTGTCCTCGCGGCCGGGACGACATGGACGCTGACCCGCTCGGGCGGCACGCACGACACGGCGGGCGACGACAAGCACACGGTGCAGCCCGCCCACTCGTCGACCGCGCCCAGCCCCACGTCAACCGACACCACGGACTCCGGGTACACCGCCCTGTTCACCGACCGGCCCTTCGCCCTGCGCTCCCCTGGGGAGGTCGCCGTCGTCGACGCCGATCTGGACATCCCGAAGGTGCACGGCGAGGAAGAGATCACATCGGGGAACGAGATCGAACTCGTCGATGTGTCGGGCGGGCGCTGGCGTTTCAAGACCGCCTGGGGCAGGAGTGCCGGAACCACCCCCGACCAGTGTCTCGAAGGTGCCCAGGGCGACGTCCTGCCCACCGAGATCGAGGCGAAGGACCTGCGCACGACCATCCCGGTCGGCACCGTCCTGTGCACCGAGACCAGCGACGGCAACCTGGCCATGCTCAAGGTCACCGGCATCACCAAGGGCATCGGCGCGCTGCCGGACTACGCCACCAAGCTCACCCTCTGGCAGAAGCGCTAG
- a CDS encoding AAA family ATPase, which yields MEAHVWADAIRLNLRMEDAKACILVLAGVRVDRFNETRECRVSRRTPTEAPWMVLIGPAGTGKTTLGREIAARTQRPFIDLDALADEYYAQVGWSIARLRERIAAVGRLAAEAEWEPARAHAVACAVADHREAIIALGAGHTSYTGHQQLATVRTALSCCPDVIRLLPSPDRGTSLSVLRRRCMASKGRSWIIDGHDFLAHWLDDNGTRLVATRTVYTLDETPAQTAARLLRGYGRR from the coding sequence GTGGAGGCGCACGTGTGGGCCGACGCTATCCGCCTCAACCTCCGCATGGAGGACGCCAAAGCCTGCATCCTGGTCCTCGCCGGGGTCCGCGTCGACCGCTTCAACGAAACGAGGGAATGCCGCGTGAGCCGACGAACGCCCACCGAGGCACCATGGATGGTTCTGATCGGCCCGGCCGGCACCGGAAAAACCACTCTCGGCCGGGAGATCGCGGCGAGGACGCAAAGACCGTTCATCGATCTGGACGCCCTTGCGGACGAGTACTACGCGCAGGTGGGATGGAGCATCGCCAGACTCCGCGAGCGCATCGCCGCCGTCGGGCGTCTCGCGGCCGAAGCCGAGTGGGAACCAGCCCGAGCACACGCCGTGGCATGTGCCGTCGCCGACCACCGCGAAGCCATCATCGCCCTGGGCGCGGGCCATACCAGCTACACCGGCCACCAGCAGCTGGCCACGGTCCGCACGGCACTGAGTTGCTGCCCAGACGTCATCCGGCTCCTGCCCTCCCCCGACCGTGGGACCTCACTCAGCGTCCTACGGCGACGCTGCATGGCGAGCAAAGGCCGATCCTGGATCATCGACGGACATGACTTCCTCGCCCACTGGCTCGACGACAACGGCACCCGACTCGTCGCGACACGGACGGTCTACACCCTGGACGAGACCCCCGCCCAGACCGCAGCAAGGTTGCTTCGAGGCTATGGGAGACGATGA
- a CDS encoding PP2C family protein-serine/threonine phosphatase, with amino-acid sequence MSSGPDTTVEHRLEELITEAQTALPVELPALANRCASVLGLDTALIYLVDLQQRLLIPLDEALQPLQVDHSSAGWAYRTVSPRVVDADDGVTVWIPLIDGAERLGVLAVRAASLDEVRMRRGRMLGHLFAMLITSKRAYSDWLAARTRTVTMGLPAEMLRAFLPPHTISSKRCVSTAVLEPAYDIAGDAFDHSVVKNVLHTMILDSMGHDLASGLSTSVAMAAARNARRGGGGLADVVGAVDQALAQWLPDHFCTGVLCRLDAETGILRWVNCGHPPPLLIRGERVLAGALDSPPQPPIGLAGPLAPAPRQVHEATLAPGDCVLLYTDGVVEARDADGAEFGLDRFTDFIIRSNAAGQRPAEVLRLLIHAILDYQRNQLRDDVTILLFEWRPQHRLSRHRLP; translated from the coding sequence ATGTCCTCTGGTCCCGACACCACAGTCGAGCATCGGCTGGAAGAACTGATCACCGAGGCGCAGACGGCCCTCCCAGTCGAACTGCCCGCCCTGGCGAACCGGTGCGCCTCGGTGCTCGGACTGGACACCGCGCTGATCTACCTCGTCGACCTGCAGCAAAGGCTGCTCATCCCGCTGGACGAGGCCTTGCAGCCGCTGCAGGTGGACCACTCGTCGGCAGGCTGGGCGTACCGCACCGTCTCCCCGCGGGTCGTCGACGCCGACGACGGCGTGACCGTCTGGATACCTCTGATCGACGGTGCGGAGCGGCTGGGCGTGCTGGCCGTGCGGGCCGCCTCGCTCGACGAGGTACGGATGCGTCGTGGCCGGATGCTGGGCCATCTGTTCGCCATGCTGATCACCTCCAAGCGCGCCTACAGTGATTGGCTCGCCGCCCGCACCCGTACCGTGACCATGGGGTTGCCCGCCGAGATGCTGCGGGCTTTTCTGCCACCCCACACCATCAGCAGCAAAAGGTGCGTCTCGACCGCGGTCCTGGAACCGGCGTACGACATCGCCGGCGACGCGTTCGACCACTCGGTGGTCAAGAACGTGCTGCACACCATGATCCTCGACTCCATGGGGCACGATCTGGCCTCTGGTCTGAGCACGTCGGTCGCCATGGCGGCGGCACGGAACGCCCGCCGCGGCGGTGGCGGCCTGGCCGATGTCGTCGGCGCCGTCGACCAGGCGCTCGCCCAGTGGCTGCCCGACCACTTCTGTACCGGCGTGCTGTGCCGGCTCGATGCCGAGACCGGGATCCTCCGCTGGGTCAATTGCGGTCACCCCCCGCCGCTGCTGATCCGGGGCGAGCGAGTGCTTGCCGGGGCACTGGACAGTCCCCCGCAGCCGCCGATCGGCCTGGCCGGCCCACTCGCCCCGGCGCCCCGGCAGGTCCACGAGGCGACGCTGGCACCGGGTGACTGCGTCCTGCTCTACACCGACGGTGTCGTGGAGGCTCGCGACGCGGACGGTGCGGAGTTCGGCCTCGACCGGTTCACCGACTTCATCATCCGCTCCAACGCCGCCGGCCAGCGCCCTGCCGAGGTGCTGCGGCTGCTCATCCACGCCATCCTGGATTACCAGCGCAACCAACTGCGGGACGATGTGACCATCCTGCTCTTCGAATGGCGCCCGCAGCACCGGTTGAGCCGTCATCGTCTCCCATAG
- a CDS encoding DUF1963 domain-containing protein, whose amino-acid sequence MLEPGTAWPEIDGVPLSPHAVLDTDALAPGLAAELPTRPGLLNFFHLVPDVPYERYRLLDLSGPEACRVIPAAATRAVKRAAPEPARSYPVRPLRATEVTMLPDCWDIEDADVDFDPDETGVRHRSSSPRWATSTGTPPSGIAPSAGPTPLTGRVTRRDSDGPAVHLLQLAQDAELGWGRGDAGTLYFSDPGEGLHGRPLQQGGGERALLLTPKAPRRLS is encoded by the coding sequence TTGCTCGAACCAGGCACCGCCTGGCCCGAAATCGACGGCGTCCCGCTGTCCCCGCACGCCGTCCTCGACACCGACGCCCTCGCCCCCGGGCTCGCGGCCGAGCTTCCGACGCGGCCGGGCCTGCTCAACTTCTTCCACCTGGTTCCGGACGTGCCGTACGAGCGGTACCGCCTGCTGGACTTGTCCGGGCCCGAGGCGTGCCGCGTGATTCCCGCGGCCGCCACCCGGGCAGTCAAGAGAGCCGCCCCCGAACCGGCGCGGAGCTATCCGGTACGGCCGCTGCGCGCGACCGAGGTGACCATGCTTCCGGACTGCTGGGACATCGAGGACGCCGACGTCGACTTCGACCCGGACGAGACTGGGGTGCGGCATCGCTCATCCTCACCGCGATGGGCGACATCGACGGGAACACCGCCGTCCGGCATCGCGCCTTCGGCCGGCCCGACACCTCTTACGGGTCGGGTGACCCGTCGCGATTCCGACGGCCCCGCCGTCCACCTGCTCCAGCTCGCGCAGGACGCGGAGCTGGGATGGGGACGGGGCGATGCCGGAACCCTGTATTTCTCGGATCCCGGTGAAGGCCTTCACGGCCGGCCACTTCAGCAAGGCGGAGGCGAACGGGCACTGTTGCTGACGCCGAAGGCCCCTCGGCGCCTCAGCTGA
- a CDS encoding PhzF family phenazine biosynthesis protein: MTTNAPRPEVLRYTAFSDSPDGGNPAGVVLDATALDDSDMLAIAADLGYSESAFLTPPPQGLGGQEGRAYTIRYFSPKAEVPFCGHATVATAIALAERTGPGELLFATRAGTVPVEVTEENGTVTATLTSVEPHIEEIAQADLAEALAALGWPATDLDPAFPPRIAFAGARHLVLAAATRARLADLAYDFERLEALMHRLDLTTVQLVWRASATVFHVRDPFPVGGVVEDPATGAAAAAFGAYARELRLVPEDAVLTLHQGEDLGRPGELTVTLRTGDSRIRVSGTGTGIS, translated from the coding sequence ATGACGACAAATGCGCCGCGGCCCGAGGTACTGCGATACACCGCCTTCTCCGACAGCCCCGATGGTGGAAACCCCGCCGGTGTGGTTCTGGACGCCACTGCCCTGGACGACAGCGACATGCTGGCCATCGCCGCTGACCTGGGGTACTCGGAGTCGGCGTTTTTGACCCCGCCGCCGCAGGGCCTCGGCGGCCAGGAGGGCCGGGCGTACACCATCCGTTACTTCAGCCCCAAGGCCGAGGTGCCGTTCTGCGGCCACGCCACCGTTGCCACCGCCATCGCGCTCGCCGAGCGGACAGGCCCCGGCGAGCTGCTGTTCGCCACACGCGCCGGCACCGTGCCGGTGGAGGTGACCGAGGAGAACGGAACCGTCACGGCCACACTCACCAGTGTCGAGCCGCACATCGAAGAGATCGCCCAGGCCGACCTGGCGGAGGCACTCGCCGCGCTCGGCTGGCCGGCCACCGACCTCGACCCGGCCTTCCCGCCTCGCATCGCGTTCGCAGGCGCCCGCCACCTCGTTCTGGCAGCCGCGACACGCGCACGTCTCGCAGATCTCGCGTACGACTTCGAGCGTCTCGAAGCTCTGATGCACCGCCTGGATCTGACCACGGTTCAGTTGGTGTGGCGTGCGTCGGCCACCGTCTTCCATGTCCGTGACCCCTTCCCTGTCGGCGGCGTCGTCGAGGACCCCGCAACCGGTGCCGCGGCCGCCGCGTTCGGCGCGTATGCCCGTGAACTCCGCCTGGTTCCCGAGGACGCCGTCCTCACCCTGCATCAGGGCGAGGACCTCGGCCGTCCTGGCGAACTCACGGTGACACTGCGCACGGGTGACTCGCGCATCCGTGTCAGCGGCACGGGAACCGGTATCAGCTGA
- a CDS encoding PP2C family protein-serine/threonine phosphatase: protein MASLVDHAALFAATPSPYLVLGPDLVIVDVNRAYLAVTGRTREDLLGRHVFNAFPDNPADPEADGVRNLGASLHRVLATRQADTMALQKYDIPVMGRPGVFEERWWSPVNTPVLGPDGQVDYIIHRVEDVTEFVKAYQAAHPAGVRVGERLEEAQVLEAELYARARELQRLNEELRQAHTREREVAVTLQEAMLHAPDLAHHRDIAVRYLPATGSLNVCGDWYDVVDIPPDRLAVAVGDVIGHGLGAAAVMGMLRSALSAAIRALERPAQALEVLGLYARSVEGALGTTTFKGVIDTRSRLITYSSAGHPPPVLAHPDGRCELLDQATDPPLGARPQHVPRPQASLPYKPGDTLVLYTDGLIERRGQDIDAGLDQLIDVLSEFGRLGTEQLADTILARLGVASGGRDDVALIVVRL from the coding sequence GTGGCATCGCTGGTTGATCATGCGGCCTTGTTCGCCGCGACGCCGAGCCCCTATCTGGTGCTCGGTCCGGACCTGGTCATCGTGGATGTGAACCGGGCCTATCTGGCGGTCACCGGACGCACCCGGGAGGACCTGCTCGGCAGGCATGTCTTCAACGCGTTCCCGGACAACCCCGCCGACCCGGAGGCCGACGGGGTCCGCAATCTCGGCGCTTCCCTGCACCGGGTCCTCGCCACCCGCCAGGCCGACACGATGGCGCTGCAGAAGTACGACATCCCTGTGATGGGCCGGCCAGGGGTCTTCGAGGAGCGGTGGTGGTCCCCGGTGAACACCCCTGTGCTGGGCCCGGACGGGCAGGTGGACTACATCATCCACCGGGTCGAGGACGTCACCGAGTTCGTCAAGGCGTACCAGGCCGCCCACCCCGCCGGCGTCCGGGTGGGGGAGCGGCTGGAGGAGGCGCAGGTTCTGGAGGCGGAACTGTACGCACGAGCGCGGGAGCTGCAACGCCTGAACGAGGAACTGCGGCAGGCCCACACCCGCGAACGCGAGGTCGCCGTCACCCTGCAGGAAGCCATGCTCCACGCCCCCGACCTGGCCCACCACCGCGACATCGCGGTGCGTTATCTGCCCGCCACCGGCTCCCTCAATGTCTGCGGCGACTGGTACGACGTCGTCGACATCCCGCCCGACCGGCTCGCCGTCGCCGTCGGCGACGTCATCGGCCACGGCCTGGGGGCGGCCGCCGTCATGGGCATGCTCCGCAGTGCCCTGTCCGCCGCCATCCGCGCCCTGGAACGCCCGGCCCAGGCCCTGGAGGTTCTCGGCCTGTACGCCCGGTCCGTCGAGGGCGCGCTGGGCACCACCACCTTCAAAGGGGTCATCGACACGCGCAGCCGTCTGATCACCTACAGCAGTGCGGGCCACCCGCCGCCGGTGCTCGCCCACCCCGATGGCCGCTGCGAACTGCTGGACCAGGCCACCGACCCACCGCTGGGCGCCCGTCCGCAGCACGTCCCCCGCCCGCAGGCGAGCCTGCCGTACAAGCCCGGGGACACCCTCGTGCTCTACACCGACGGGCTCATCGAGCGGCGGGGCCAGGACATCGACGCCGGCCTCGACCAACTGATCGACGTGCTCAGCGAGTTCGGCCGTCTCGGCACCGAACAGCTCGCCGACACCATCCTGGCGCGCCTGGGCGTCGCCAGCGGCGGCCGGGACGACGTCGCACTGATCGTCGTACGGCTCTGA
- a CDS encoding cyclase family protein → MSPSSAEGPDPGPADADNGPAVSRREFDALFETVRTWGRWAPADRGAWNRVTAEHVRRATAVVRAGKVVPLGLPWNTLPGPDNPRPALHHMTDLGDVESPEPSTHKDFIAADYHGKAVTHLDALCHVAYRGQLYDGRTAKVLVGAAGARFGAVSALGPLVTRGVLLDLPAVLGVRWLEPGQAVRAKDVIAAESALDVTIGEGDAVLLRSGHVRRRGELGAWDPGAASAGFHVDAVPLLAERGIALLGGDGDSDVRPSPVDGVHSPVHALALAAMGVPLLDNLDLEALSAATAEAGRHEFLLVVAPLNVPGGTGSPVNPVAVL, encoded by the coding sequence ATGAGCCCGAGCTCCGCGGAGGGTCCGGATCCCGGGCCGGCCGATGCCGACAACGGGCCGGCCGTCTCCCGTCGGGAGTTCGACGCGCTCTTCGAGACGGTCCGCACCTGGGGCCGCTGGGCCCCGGCCGATCGCGGTGCCTGGAACCGGGTGACCGCGGAGCATGTGCGGCGGGCCACGGCCGTGGTGCGGGCCGGGAAGGTCGTCCCGCTCGGGCTGCCCTGGAACACCCTGCCCGGCCCGGACAACCCCAGGCCCGCTCTGCACCACATGACCGATCTCGGTGACGTGGAGAGCCCGGAGCCCTCCACCCACAAGGATTTCATCGCCGCCGACTACCACGGCAAGGCCGTCACCCATCTCGACGCCCTGTGCCATGTCGCCTACCGGGGGCAGCTCTACGACGGCCGGACGGCGAAGGTCCTCGTCGGCGCGGCAGGTGCCCGTTTCGGAGCGGTGTCGGCACTCGGCCCGCTGGTCACGAGGGGGGTTCTCCTCGACCTGCCCGCGGTCCTGGGGGTCCGCTGGCTGGAGCCGGGGCAGGCGGTGCGCGCGAAGGACGTCATCGCCGCGGAGAGCGCACTCGATGTGACGATCGGCGAGGGCGACGCGGTGCTGCTGCGCTCCGGGCACGTCCGCCGCCGTGGGGAGCTCGGTGCCTGGGACCCCGGTGCGGCGAGCGCGGGCTTCCACGTGGACGCCGTACCGCTGCTGGCCGAGCGCGGCATCGCGCTGCTCGGTGGTGACGGCGACAGTGACGTACGGCCCTCACCTGTCGACGGCGTGCACTCGCCCGTCCATGCCCTGGCCCTGGCTGCGATGGGGGTGCCGCTGCTGGACAACCTCGATCTGGAGGCCCTGTCGGCCGCGACGGCGGAGGCGGGGCGGCATGAGTTCCTGCTCGTCGTGGCGCCGCTGAACGTCCCGGGCGGCACGGGCTCGCCCGTCAATCCGGTAGCCGTTCTGTAG